One window of Lawsonibacter asaccharolyticus genomic DNA carries:
- a CDS encoding OmpR family two-component response regulator — MAVIKDKILVIEDEKSINYLIGTVLTANGYDVIKAYTGTEACQMLDAYCPDLIILDLGLPDMDGVDIIRRIRGWSVVPIIVVSARTRERDKIEALDLGADDYLTKPFGGGELLARIRTALRHTRTQAADPGLARTGIYRCGRLRVDFDSHLVWLGEENVHLTQSEYRIVALLTQYAGKVLTYDFIIREIWGPNAVGDTQNLRANMAKIRRKLEKNPAKPQYIFTEVGVGYRMAEGD, encoded by the coding sequence ATGGCGGTCATAAAGGATAAAATTTTAGTGATCGAGGATGAAAAAAGTATCAACTATCTGATCGGAACGGTCCTGACAGCCAATGGATATGATGTCATCAAGGCCTATACCGGAACAGAAGCGTGTCAGATGCTTGACGCCTACTGCCCTGACTTGATTATTCTGGATCTGGGGCTCCCAGATATGGATGGAGTGGATATCATCCGACGTATTCGAGGGTGGAGCGTTGTTCCAATTATAGTGGTATCTGCCAGGACCAGAGAACGAGACAAGATCGAAGCATTGGATCTTGGCGCGGACGACTATCTGACCAAACCTTTCGGCGGAGGAGAACTGCTGGCGCGTATCCGCACCGCTCTGCGCCATACCAGGACGCAAGCCGCCGATCCTGGATTGGCGCGTACAGGGATCTACCGGTGTGGCCGGCTGCGAGTCGATTTTGACAGCCATCTGGTATGGCTGGGAGAAGAGAACGTGCATCTGACTCAGAGTGAGTATAGGATCGTTGCTCTGTTGACCCAATATGCCGGAAAAGTTTTGACATATGATTTTATCATTCGAGAGATCTGGGGGCCGAATGCTGTAGGAGATACTCAAAATCTGCGGGCCAATATGGCAAAGATCCGTCGCAAACTAGAAAAGAACCCGGCGAAACCCCAGTATATTTTTACTGAGGTAGGTGTGGGTTACCGCATGGCAGAAGGAGATTGA
- a CDS encoding citrate transporter, which translates to MIFNLPPICGLFPLLLYIVLAFKKGMHPLVNVSICAVVGAIMVKQPLNGLGAVIYESMGSFLALVGFIIMLGSGLGMVLRKTGVAAAIVNVLMRKIGVRTQKRAMIATMVCSVVLVTLLGTLAGANAVIAPIVIPLVAAVGITPSALAVIFQGAGQTGLFLSPFSPPMVTLMSITGLSYPRLLLCAGLPVSIVMWVGTFLIANKVQKETQGTENFGPDGEAAAENFQMDPATRRATIAFAVTMALMVIYGIATNGGASFVILVMIVAAIITGLFARMPVGTIFDSMMEGCGKMMWLFFMFLIFNPFLNFVTQSGAFDALLQLLEPLIGPTGKVGFTLLTVLVGIFGINGAAVAQAMMIDSLFSSFLPTLGISMELWGMIVLIGHQITSFAYPGVDMIGQMGLAHASNIKPMMKLSYFAIIPGTVILAVLASFIL; encoded by the coding sequence ATGATCTTCAACCTTCCCCCTATCTGCGGTCTGTTTCCGCTGCTGCTGTACATCGTCCTGGCATTTAAAAAAGGGATGCATCCTCTGGTGAACGTGTCCATCTGCGCTGTTGTGGGCGCAATCATGGTGAAACAGCCCCTGAACGGCCTGGGCGCGGTGATCTACGAGTCCATGGGCTCCTTCCTGGCCCTGGTGGGATTCATCATCATGCTGGGCTCAGGACTGGGCATGGTGCTGAGAAAGACAGGCGTAGCCGCCGCCATCGTCAATGTGCTGATGCGGAAGATCGGCGTCCGTACCCAGAAGCGGGCTATGATCGCCACCATGGTCTGTTCCGTGGTGCTGGTCACCCTGCTGGGCACTTTGGCAGGTGCCAACGCCGTGATCGCCCCCATCGTGATCCCGCTGGTAGCTGCGGTGGGCATCACTCCCTCCGCGCTGGCCGTCATCTTCCAGGGCGCCGGTCAGACCGGACTGTTCCTCAGCCCCTTCTCCCCGCCTATGGTGACCCTGATGAGCATCACCGGGCTCTCCTATCCCCGCCTTTTGCTGTGTGCGGGACTGCCCGTATCCATCGTCATGTGGGTGGGCACCTTCCTCATCGCCAACAAAGTCCAGAAGGAGACCCAGGGGACGGAGAACTTCGGCCCTGACGGGGAGGCCGCTGCGGAGAACTTCCAGATGGACCCGGCCACCCGCCGCGCCACCATCGCCTTTGCGGTCACTATGGCTCTGATGGTGATCTATGGGATTGCCACCAATGGCGGCGCATCCTTCGTGATCCTGGTGATGATCGTGGCTGCGATCATCACAGGTCTGTTTGCCAGAATGCCCGTTGGCACCATCTTTGACAGCATGATGGAGGGCTGCGGAAAAATGATGTGGCTGTTCTTCATGTTCCTCATTTTTAACCCCTTCCTGAACTTTGTCACCCAGTCCGGTGCCTTTGATGCCCTTCTCCAGCTGCTGGAGCCTCTGATCGGCCCCACCGGGAAGGTGGGCTTCACCCTGCTGACTGTGCTGGTGGGCATCTTCGGCATCAACGGTGCCGCCGTGGCCCAGGCCATGATGATCGACAGCCTGTTCAGCTCCTTCCTCCCGACCCTGGGCATTTCCATGGAGCTGTGGGGCATGATTGTCCTCATCGGTCATCAGATCACCTCATTTGCCTATCCCGGCGTGGACATGATCGGACAGATGGGACTGGCCCATGCCAGCAACATCAAGCCGATGATGAAGCTCTCGTACTTTGCCATTATACCCGGCACAGTGATCCTCGCTGTGCTGGCGTCGTTCATTCTGTAA
- a CDS encoding acetamidaseformamidase domain protein — MRVIPKDKVIFSFNAEHPCQYSVEDGETFWVETDDCYSGQITDASVKRPDIDITIMDCSVGPIEVRGAKPGDTLCVEILAIELGRQGVMVTSKGLGVLGDRITEADTKVIPIEDGFACFSDKIRLPLTPMVGVCGVAPRPGLDIHCAVPGDHGSNMDTKMVKAGARVYLPVSVPGAGLAVGDLHACMGDGELSGTGIETPGRICLKTTLYKDRSVSRPVIETVEALYFTASAVTLDDAIRLAVSDTVAFLEKKLELDFPDAYRLLSATCDIQISQVVNDLKTVRVRCPKFDTGIPTL; from the coding sequence ATGCGTGTCATTCCCAAAGACAAAGTGATCTTCAGCTTCAATGCGGAGCATCCCTGTCAATATAGCGTCGAGGATGGGGAGACCTTCTGGGTGGAGACAGATGACTGTTACAGCGGCCAGATCACAGACGCCTCGGTAAAGCGTCCGGATATCGATATCACGATCATGGACTGCTCTGTTGGGCCGATCGAGGTGCGGGGTGCCAAGCCGGGAGATACCCTGTGTGTGGAGATCCTGGCCATTGAGCTCGGCAGACAGGGGGTTATGGTGACCTCAAAGGGATTGGGCGTACTGGGGGACCGGATTACAGAGGCTGACACTAAGGTGATTCCCATTGAGGATGGATTTGCCTGCTTTTCTGACAAGATCCGTCTCCCATTGACCCCAATGGTGGGTGTGTGCGGGGTAGCCCCCAGACCTGGGCTGGATATCCACTGTGCAGTGCCGGGGGATCACGGCTCTAATATGGATACGAAGATGGTGAAGGCGGGGGCCCGTGTCTATCTTCCTGTGTCGGTCCCAGGAGCCGGCCTGGCAGTGGGGGACCTGCACGCCTGTATGGGTGACGGGGAATTAAGCGGGACCGGGATCGAGACACCCGGCCGGATCTGTCTCAAAACCACGCTTTACAAGGACCGGTCGGTGAGCAGACCGGTCATCGAGACAGTGGAAGCCCTCTATTTTACAGCATCCGCTGTGACTTTGGACGATGCTATTCGATTGGCGGTATCTGATACAGTTGCCTTTCTGGAGAAAAAACTGGAACTGGATTTTCCGGATGCATACCGTTTGCTAAGTGCGACTTGTGACATTCAGATCAGTCAGGTAGTCAATGATTTGAAGACAGTTCGGGTCCGCTGCCCCAAATTTGATACAGGGATCCCCACGCTGTGA
- a CDS encoding beta-lactamase, whose translation MKRIPQNEIYRILSGLAGTVGLYVEDCQSGEIFTINPEHVFPSASVIKVPMLALLMRDAQQGLVDLDAPRTIDPRNRVGGTGILCELGTDYTPSLRDLAKLMIVLSDNIATNEIMDVIGMERFNSFCREMGYQNITLMRKMMDFEAIQQGKNNYMCAGETGRLLSAISRGEFVNPEISQTIFDIMASQQCRNKLPALLPAVASYSGSKSAIPEGQVLVANKTGDLVGIQHDVGIFELPDGRRYLIAMFTGDLENDSAGIAAISQVSLAVYQALRD comes from the coding sequence ATGAAACGTATCCCTCAAAATGAAATCTATCGCATCCTCTCCGGACTGGCCGGGACGGTGGGCCTCTATGTGGAGGACTGCCAGTCCGGCGAGATCTTCACCATCAACCCGGAGCATGTGTTTCCCTCGGCCAGCGTCATCAAGGTCCCTATGCTGGCCCTTCTCATGCGGGACGCACAGCAGGGGCTGGTGGACCTGGACGCCCCCCGCACCATCGACCCCCGCAACCGGGTGGGCGGGACCGGCATCCTGTGTGAGCTGGGCACCGATTACACCCCTTCCCTGCGGGATCTGGCCAAGCTGATGATCGTACTCAGCGACAACATCGCCACCAATGAGATCATGGATGTGATCGGAATGGAGCGGTTCAACAGCTTCTGCCGGGAGATGGGCTATCAGAATATTACCCTGATGCGGAAAATGATGGATTTTGAAGCCATCCAGCAGGGAAAGAACAACTACATGTGCGCCGGGGAGACTGGGCGTCTGCTTTCTGCTATCTCCCGGGGCGAATTCGTCAATCCGGAGATCTCCCAGACCATCTTCGATATCATGGCATCTCAGCAGTGCCGCAACAAGCTGCCCGCCCTTCTGCCGGCAGTTGCCTCCTACTCCGGCTCCAAGTCCGCCATCCCGGAAGGGCAGGTCCTGGTGGCCAACAAGACAGGCGACCTGGTGGGCATCCAGCACGACGTGGGCATCTTTGAGCTGCCTGACGGCCGCCGCTACCTGATTGCCATGTTCACCGGGGATCTGGAGAACGACAGCGCGGGCATCGCCGCCATCTCCCAGGTCTCCCTGGCGGTGTATCAGGCCCTTCGGGACTGA
- a CDS encoding 23S rRNA (Uracil-5-)-methyltransferase RumA, translating into MAEVRKNTVHPLHIEGYTAEGMGVARLDGRVVFIPGTIRGEDWEVQLLKVNKGVAWGKGTRLISPSPVRQEPDCPYSGRCGGCQYRHMSYEEELAAKGQRVRDALERVGGVHLELPPVLGAESPLRYRNKVQFPVSRGKCGLSIGFYRPRSHDVVDTEDCLLQPEADTALRLAFKGWMEDFQIPAYDESTGRGLIRHLYIRTNRAGEALCCVVANGKELPHTGELSGALRAAVPKLAGLVLNVNLRDTNVILGDAYRTLWGRDWLEEELCGLTFRLSVPSFFQINRDQTERLYQLALEFAGLTGEETVLDLYCGIGTISLCLARLAGHVIGAEVVPQAIEDARANALRNGVTNAEFFCGDAGEVAARLAGQGLRPQVICVDPPRKGLAPEVPAVLSSMAPDRIVYVSCDPATLARDVKRLEELGYQAVQAQPVDLFPRTAHVETVLRMERRNR; encoded by the coding sequence ATGGCCGAGGTCAGAAAAAACACAGTGCATCCCCTCCATATCGAGGGCTATACCGCGGAAGGAATGGGGGTGGCCCGTCTGGACGGCCGGGTGGTCTTCATTCCCGGGACCATCCGGGGGGAGGACTGGGAGGTCCAGCTGCTCAAGGTGAACAAGGGGGTGGCCTGGGGCAAAGGGACCCGCCTGATCTCCCCCTCCCCCGTCCGGCAGGAGCCGGACTGCCCTTACAGCGGGCGGTGCGGGGGGTGCCAGTACCGCCACATGTCCTATGAGGAGGAGCTGGCGGCCAAGGGCCAGCGGGTGCGGGACGCCCTGGAGCGGGTGGGCGGCGTCCATCTGGAACTGCCTCCGGTACTGGGGGCGGAGTCCCCCCTGCGCTACCGCAACAAGGTGCAGTTCCCTGTCTCCCGAGGAAAGTGCGGGCTGTCCATCGGCTTTTACCGCCCCAGGAGCCATGACGTGGTGGACACGGAAGACTGCCTGCTCCAGCCGGAGGCGGATACGGCCCTGCGTCTGGCCTTCAAGGGCTGGATGGAGGACTTTCAGATCCCCGCCTATGATGAGTCCACCGGCCGGGGGCTGATCCGGCACCTGTATATCCGTACCAACCGGGCGGGGGAAGCCCTGTGCTGCGTAGTGGCCAACGGGAAGGAGCTGCCCCACACCGGAGAGCTGTCCGGTGCCCTGCGCGCCGCTGTCCCCAAGCTGGCCGGGCTGGTCCTCAATGTGAATCTCCGGGATACCAACGTGATCCTGGGCGATGCGTACCGCACCCTCTGGGGCCGGGACTGGCTGGAGGAGGAGCTGTGCGGGCTCACTTTCCGCCTGTCCGTTCCCTCCTTCTTCCAGATCAACCGGGATCAGACGGAGCGGCTGTACCAGCTGGCGCTGGAATTCGCCGGGCTCACCGGGGAGGAGACGGTGCTGGACCTGTACTGCGGCATCGGCACCATCTCCCTGTGCCTGGCCCGCCTGGCCGGGCATGTCATCGGGGCGGAGGTGGTCCCCCAGGCCATCGAGGACGCCAGGGCCAACGCCCTGCGCAACGGTGTCACCAACGCGGAATTCTTCTGCGGGGACGCGGGGGAGGTGGCGGCCCGCCTGGCCGGCCAGGGCTTGCGTCCCCAGGTCATCTGCGTGGACCCGCCCCGCAAAGGGCTCGCCCCGGAGGTGCCGGCGGTGCTGTCCTCCATGGCGCCGGACCGCATCGTCTACGTCTCCTGCGACCCGGCCACCCTGGCCCGGGATGTGAAACGGCTGGAGGAGCTGGGCTACCAGGCCGTCCAGGCCCAGCCGGTGGATCTGTTTCCCAGGACCGCCCATGTGGAGACGGTGCTGCGGATGGAACGAAGGAATCGCTAA
- a CDS encoding transmembrane amino acid transporter protein, with the protein MGEEKSNVVITEEGALSVKKLTFWEAAMIIVGANIGAGILGLAYSSRKAGWPILLMWLIIAGVFTTVSMLYVAETTLRTKKPMQLPGLAERYVGKLGAVLVFISVCANSIGCMISYTSGSGEILAELLGISPTLGSLIFTVPAVVVVWLGLKATGLAEKFISTGMIILLAVIIGVSFLSGKADISQAIYTNWTYAVPVFNVAIFCYIAQYAVPELARGLRHNARALPKAVTIGMLITGILLALVPLAVISLTGPDNVTEVATLAWGQALGSWAMFVANIFALCAMMTSYWAVGGSMLTNIVDMFKFKSENHVPTRLISLACVVLPPFILAYSGLVSFVDAIYLAGTFGGVIMSILPALMVNSARKNGDMEPPWKCGWYSARWVQVLIITLFCAAALYAVLDLVGILPSGW; encoded by the coding sequence ATGGGCGAAGAAAAAAGTAATGTTGTCATTACAGAGGAAGGAGCACTCAGTGTGAAGAAGCTGACCTTCTGGGAAGCAGCTATGATCATCGTGGGTGCAAATATCGGAGCCGGTATTTTAGGACTGGCTTATTCCTCCCGGAAGGCCGGATGGCCTATCCTGCTGATGTGGCTTATTATCGCGGGGGTATTTACGACGGTCTCCATGCTGTATGTGGCTGAGACTACCCTCCGCACGAAAAAGCCCATGCAGCTGCCGGGGCTGGCAGAACGATATGTGGGAAAATTGGGGGCGGTACTGGTCTTTATTTCTGTGTGCGCCAACTCCATTGGCTGCATGATCTCCTATACCAGCGGCAGCGGAGAAATTTTGGCTGAGCTGCTGGGGATCTCCCCCACACTTGGAAGCCTGATCTTTACTGTGCCGGCCGTAGTAGTAGTGTGGCTGGGACTGAAAGCAACCGGCCTGGCAGAAAAATTTATCAGTACCGGCATGATCATTTTGCTGGCCGTTATTATCGGGGTCTCCTTCTTATCTGGGAAAGCGGATATCAGCCAGGCGATCTACACCAACTGGACCTATGCGGTGCCTGTGTTCAACGTGGCGATCTTCTGCTATATCGCCCAGTATGCAGTCCCTGAACTGGCCCGCGGCCTGCGGCATAATGCTCGCGCACTGCCCAAAGCGGTCACCATCGGCATGCTGATCACCGGGATACTGCTGGCACTGGTCCCTCTGGCTGTCATTTCCCTTACTGGACCGGACAATGTCACGGAGGTAGCGACGCTCGCCTGGGGCCAGGCGCTGGGCAGCTGGGCAATGTTTGTAGCCAACATTTTTGCCCTGTGCGCCATGATGACCTCTTACTGGGCAGTGGGCGGCTCTATGCTGACGAACATTGTGGACATGTTCAAGTTCAAGAGCGAGAATCATGTGCCGACCCGCCTGATCTCGCTGGCATGTGTGGTTCTGCCTCCATTCATTTTAGCTTACAGCGGCTTGGTCAGCTTTGTAGACGCCATTTACCTGGCTGGGACCTTCGGTGGTGTCATTATGTCCATTCTGCCTGCGCTGATGGTAAACAGTGCCCGGAAAAACGGCGACATGGAGCCGCCCTGGAAGTGCGGCTGGTACTCTGCGCGGTGGGTCCAGGTGCTCATCATCACGCTCTTCTGTGCGGCAGCCCTCTATGCGGTTTTGGATCTGGTGGGGATCCTGCCCTCAGGCTGGTAA
- a CDS encoding SAM-dependent methyltransferase: MTDAVVTLKKGEGRNLQKGGPWVYDNEIADISPGAEDGGLVRVCGENGWPLGQGFLNRRSKLTVRMLTRDPDAEINEDFFLMRLKNAWEYRKKVVDTSSCRLVFGEADFLPGLVVDKFSDVLVVESLALGIDRFKVTIVELLKELLAQDGIAIRGVYERSDAKVRLQEGMERYKGFLGAPFDTKVEIVENGVRYFVDVKDGQKTGFFLDQKYNRQAVGRLCRGARVLDCFTHTGSFALNAGICGAEHVIGVDASELGVAQARENAALNGLEDRVEFLCADVFDLLPQLEQQGEQFDVVILDPPAFTKSRSSVKKAVKGYREINLRAMKLVRDGGFLATCSCSHFMDYELFTQTIGQAARNVHKRLRQVEYRTQSPDHPILWAADDSYYLKFYIFQVCDEK; encoded by the coding sequence ATGACAGACGCTGTTGTGACACTGAAAAAGGGAGAGGGACGGAACCTGCAGAAAGGCGGCCCCTGGGTCTATGACAATGAGATCGCGGATATCTCGCCGGGGGCGGAGGACGGCGGCCTGGTCCGGGTCTGCGGCGAGAACGGCTGGCCGCTGGGCCAGGGCTTTCTGAACCGGCGCTCCAAGCTTACCGTTCGGATGCTCACCCGGGACCCGGACGCGGAGATCAACGAGGATTTCTTCCTCATGCGGCTGAAAAACGCCTGGGAGTACCGGAAAAAGGTGGTGGACACCAGCAGCTGCCGCCTGGTTTTCGGGGAGGCGGACTTCCTGCCGGGGCTGGTGGTGGACAAGTTCTCCGACGTGCTGGTGGTAGAGTCCCTAGCTCTGGGCATCGACCGCTTCAAGGTCACCATCGTGGAGCTGCTGAAGGAGCTGCTGGCCCAGGACGGCATCGCCATCCGGGGCGTCTATGAGCGCAGCGACGCCAAGGTCCGCCTCCAGGAGGGGATGGAACGGTACAAGGGCTTCCTGGGGGCTCCCTTTGACACCAAGGTGGAGATCGTGGAGAACGGGGTCCGCTACTTCGTGGATGTGAAGGACGGCCAGAAGACCGGCTTCTTCCTGGACCAGAAGTATAACCGCCAGGCGGTGGGGCGGCTCTGCCGGGGCGCCCGGGTGCTGGACTGCTTCACCCATACGGGCTCCTTCGCCCTCAACGCCGGTATCTGCGGGGCGGAGCACGTCATTGGGGTGGACGCCTCCGAGCTTGGGGTGGCCCAGGCCAGGGAGAACGCGGCCCTCAACGGGCTGGAGGACCGGGTGGAGTTCCTCTGCGCGGATGTGTTCGACCTGCTCCCCCAGCTGGAGCAGCAGGGGGAGCAATTCGATGTGGTGATCCTGGACCCGCCTGCGTTCACAAAGTCCCGCAGCTCGGTGAAAAAGGCGGTCAAGGGATACCGGGAGATCAACCTGCGGGCCATGAAGCTGGTCCGGGACGGGGGCTTTCTGGCCACCTGCTCCTGCTCCCACTTCATGGACTATGAGCTGTTCACCCAGACCATCGGTCAGGCGGCGCGGAACGTCCACAAGCGCCTGCGGCAGGTGGAATACCGCACTCAGTCGCCCGACCATCCCATCCTGTGGGCGGCAGACGACTCCTATTATCTGAAATTTTATATCTTCCAGGTGTGCGACGAAAAGTAA
- a CDS encoding acetolactate synthase large subunit: MSKKLVSDLLVDYLERRGVTKLFGLCGHTVIGMLDALSRSKKIEYIGTRHEAVASTAADGYARITHKASVVMCHLGPGLTNVLTGVANASLDSIPMVVIAGDVPSYYFGRHPHQEIQMHEDGDQYSMLKPVCKRSWRVDDVEALPYILDKAFRLAEAGRPGPVLVDVPMDMFSREMEEELWARTYKDSHVTMKPALDPAAAKAIAKKLVEAKNPVLHAGGGILLAQASEELAALAEFLDLPVSRTLAGQGCLSDQHPLMVGQTGFWGLEFTHSLTTNADVILGLGTRFGEADSSSWYQGVTFDPDKTTFLQIDIDPNEIGRNYAVEIGAIGDLKIGLAQILEEVKKICPEGKSNPELREQIAAAKAAFKASNEAISNDGRFPMTPQRILKDVKEVIPEDAIIFTDVGWNKNGVAQEFDITVPGTIHHSSGLATMGFGASAVLGGKLAAPDKIVLTLTGDGGFGVNPTCMATAVEKGIACTWVVMNNSAFGTIAGLENANYKTKFGTVFHTPDGESYSPCWADVAKAYGVDSIRCSTADEFKPALEKAIEANKAGKPFLVEAPMENIVVPTPGCWNINDIYSPNELVKEGKLVKKENGQYVAPSHSKSHNA, translated from the coding sequence ACCGTCATCGGCATGCTGGACGCCCTTTCCCGCAGCAAGAAGATCGAGTACATCGGCACCCGGCATGAGGCCGTGGCTTCCACCGCGGCTGACGGCTACGCCCGCATCACCCACAAGGCCTCCGTGGTCATGTGCCACCTGGGCCCCGGCCTGACCAACGTGCTCACCGGCGTGGCCAACGCCTCCCTGGACTCCATCCCCATGGTGGTCATCGCGGGCGATGTGCCCAGCTACTACTTCGGCCGTCACCCCCATCAGGAGATCCAGATGCATGAGGACGGTGACCAGTACAGCATGCTCAAGCCCGTGTGCAAGCGCAGCTGGCGTGTGGACGATGTGGAGGCCCTGCCCTACATCCTGGACAAGGCGTTCCGTCTGGCTGAGGCCGGCCGTCCCGGCCCCGTCCTGGTGGACGTGCCCATGGACATGTTCTCCCGTGAGATGGAGGAGGAGCTGTGGGCCCGCACCTACAAGGACAGCCATGTGACCATGAAGCCCGCCCTGGACCCCGCTGCCGCCAAGGCCATTGCCAAGAAGCTGGTGGAGGCCAAGAACCCCGTCCTCCACGCCGGCGGCGGCATCCTGCTGGCTCAGGCCTCCGAGGAGCTGGCCGCTCTGGCCGAGTTCCTGGATCTCCCTGTGTCCCGCACTCTGGCCGGCCAGGGCTGCCTGTCCGACCAGCATCCCCTGATGGTGGGCCAGACCGGCTTCTGGGGCCTGGAGTTCACCCACTCCCTGACCACCAATGCCGACGTGATCCTGGGCCTGGGCACCCGCTTCGGCGAGGCCGACAGCTCCAGCTGGTATCAGGGCGTCACCTTCGATCCCGATAAGACCACCTTCCTGCAGATCGACATCGACCCCAACGAGATCGGCCGCAACTACGCTGTGGAGATCGGCGCCATCGGCGACCTGAAGATCGGCCTGGCCCAGATCCTGGAGGAAGTGAAGAAGATCTGCCCCGAGGGCAAGAGCAACCCCGAGCTGCGTGAGCAGATCGCTGCCGCCAAGGCCGCGTTCAAGGCCAGCAACGAGGCCATCTCCAACGACGGCCGCTTCCCCATGACTCCCCAGCGCATCCTGAAGGACGTGAAGGAGGTCATCCCCGAGGACGCCATCATCTTCACCGATGTGGGCTGGAACAAGAACGGCGTGGCCCAGGAGTTCGACATCACCGTTCCTGGCACCATCCACCACTCCTCCGGTCTGGCTACCATGGGCTTCGGCGCTTCCGCCGTCCTGGGCGGCAAGCTGGCTGCCCCCGATAAGATCGTGCTGACCCTCACCGGCGACGGCGGCTTCGGCGTCAACCCCACCTGCATGGCTACTGCCGTGGAGAAGGGCATCGCCTGCACCTGGGTGGTCATGAACAACTCCGCTTTCGGCACCATCGCCGGTCTGGAGAACGCCAACTACAAGACCAAGTTCGGCACCGTGTTCCACACTCCCGATGGGGAGTCCTACAGCCCCTGCTGGGCCGACGTGGCCAAGGCCTACGGTGTGGACTCCATCCGCTGCTCTACCGCTGACGAGTTCAAGCCCGCCCTGGAGAAGGCCATCGAGGCCAACAAGGCCGGCAAGCCCTTCCTGGTGGAGGCCCCCATGGAGAACATCGTGGTGCCCACCCCCGGCTGCTGGAACATCAACGACATTTACAGCCCCAACGAGCTGGTCAAGGAGGGCAAGCTGGTCAAGAAGGAGAACGGCCAGTACGTCGCCCCCAGCCACTCCAAGTCCCACAACGCCTAA